From Acinonyx jubatus isolate Ajub_Pintada_27869175 chromosome E2, VMU_Ajub_asm_v1.0, whole genome shotgun sequence:
AGATGGAGCTTGGCTCATAATACAGACTGTCTGGGGGCTGGACCTCAGGAGGCAGCACCCCGGTAACTATCAGATTCATCACTGTCTTGGCATTCCTGGGGACAGGGGTAGAATCACATAAAACCATTTGGCCCTTTAAGATAACTTCTCTCTTATCTTTCACACAAGAAGGAAAACCACTAGTCTGGAGTTTTTGATCTGGTTAATGTGCAGCCTGCACTGAAACCTGGGTCTCCAGGGTCCTGGCCCTCACTGCCTGACACCTACTTTCATAATGTGTCTGCGGGAGGCCACAGAGTTTCTGCCTTAAGACCTGGAGGGGTCTTTGCTACAGTGTCATGGAGGGCTTTAGGACCTATACCTCCTACTAGACAATTTCAGGATGACGTTAAAGCTTCTCAGCTTCCTTGACCTGCTGGCCTCTCCAATCTCTTAATGTACAACTCTTCACCTTCTCTATTTTGGACATACTCAACCATTAAGCCTGCTTCCACTTGCCATGCTCCCCATTGCTCAGTATCTCTGGCACGTGGTGTTCTCTCTGCCTAGCACCACCCACTCTGATCCCAGTCTACCCAAATTCTACCACTATACCATTCTCCATATGCAAATTCCTACACATCCTTACTCAGCCCCCCAAACTCTGTTTACTGCCATGGAAAGCTATTCAAGATTTACTTCCATAAGGGCAAGTCAACAAGCTGCAGAAAAGTAGTATGGTGTGATCCGATCTTTTTAAtgatatgtttttatatgtaGGTCTATGAATGGGAAACATTATGAAAGCATGTTAAGTGGTGGTTATTTGTCAGGAGACAGACTCAGCTTGGGATTGCCTCCACCGGAAGGTCTTCTCTGACTGCCCCAGGAAGTTAGTGGTTTGCTCTTCTGTGTCTCTTCATCATCCCTTACTACCAGTTATCATCTACTTTGTGATTATCTTTAGTATCTGCTTCCTCAAAAGACTGTGGTTTTCTTTAGGGCAGGGATGGTGGTCTGCCTCACCATTGGTTGTGTTTCCAGAACTCAACACAGGGTTGGCAGATAGGaggtgttttataaatgtttcatgGATATTTTTTAGAATGAATCTTATAGGAGAAGAAAATCAGGAATGGGCTCTGGGGGCTCTGGTGGTactgtgggtctttttttttttttttgcctcttgtcTAATGATTCAGCTAAAGCTATTCTCCTAATTTCCCATGACAATCCCGTTAAGAATGGGGTGAACACACCATTGAAAACCTCTGAGTTTGGGGCTTTACTAGTTTAGAAAGGCAGCCCTAAAAGAGACAGAGTTGGAGCGATTCAGGTGTTTCTACAGTTTAGGATGCTCCCATTTGAGGGTCCCATACTGACTGAGCCTAGATGGGGGCCTAGGCTGGAATTCCACCAGCTATTTCTAAGACTGGTCTTTTTGATGATCTGCATATGAAATATTGGGCTCACTTTACGTaacatttgttgttgttctttgtggCCAAGTGGCCCATTGTGGCAAATACAAACACCATGGCGGTCAGTGAGGCAACCAAGTTGAGGAGAGCCACAGCAAAGGCATCCATGACACAGTTGTTGGATCGAGGGATGTATGAGCTGATTGCGATGAAGCTGCCAAAGCCGTGGCCCATGGATAAAAAGATCTGGTTCCCTGTCCGGCGCCACACTTCCACAGAGTACAGAGCTGGCACCTGGGGAGAAGTACCATGCAAACTGGGATATAAAGTGAGGAGGGGTCTGTGATCTGATGGAAGATGAGGAGGGGGTGAAGGAGGGAACTAGGAGGACCTCTACCAGACTGACAACCATCCTGTCCCTGACAACCCCCCATGTGGGTAAGAGAATTCAAGGGCAGGGGACACCTCACCTGGGCAGCCAACAAACTGTCGAGACCAAATTTTGCACCCTCCAGCGTGAGACTCCGgataaggagacagagaaggatgaAGTAGGGAAGGATCACTGAGACATACAGCATCTGAGTGGGAAGTATGATTCAGAAACAGAGTTCAGCAAAGACAGATGCTGGGACAGTAGGATCAAAGGCTACTGAGTCAAAGGTCATATTAGTATGTGTTAGAAGGTAGAGGCCTACAGGCATCAGGTTAGGAGAATATTAGGGGGTCTCAGGTAGAAAGGAGTCCATCAGATTAGTAAGTTAGAGAGTGGCTCACCTTTCCAGAGGACTTGGGTCCTCTGATCATGGAGATGCAGATAATTAACCAGGTCACAAAGACAGAGACACTGAGATGCTTAACTGGTAGCCCACCCATTTCGATTTTGTCTGTGGCCTTCAATACATTCTGGTACCAAAAGTACGTAGTGGATGTTGTCCGCACACATTCAGGATCTGAGGTGAACTGGGCATGGAGGAAGCTGCAAGACCACGTGACTCCCCCTTCCAattcccctccacctcctccttccaaTCTCATTCAACATCTTCCTGCTCATCCCAATTTTCTCAACaatcttcttccttcttcatttccctATCCTTTTTTCAGCCCTCCCAATtgcccttttcttccctctcttctcaccGTAAGTACTGGAGTTCCTCAGTAAGGGGCACACTGACCAAGGCAGTGGAGACTGGAAAGACTGAACTAAATAGAAGAGACTCCAGGCCATGAGCACACTGTAGTACAAGCCCACAATGCAGCACACCTAGGGACCAAGGAGAATTCTGGAGACAGGAGAAGAAAGGTAGGCCAGCAGAAAGCAGGGGATCTGACAGAGGACTGGGAACTGAAGAGACTTGACCTGTGGAAGTGAAGTCATGGGACCCATCCCAGGACAAGGGTCAGGGTGGGAATGGGGTGTAAAGGGCAGGCCGGGGCAGCCCAGGACTCCTCACCATGAAGCTGGTATACCCCACACCACCAATCCAGGGGCTGATGACCTTCCATACACCAATGCTGCCCTGACGCATTCTCTGACCAGCTGCCATCTCCAGGAATAGAAGAGGAACCCCGATCAAGAACAGCATGAGGATGTAGATGATGAGAAAACTGCCTGTGCAAGGGAGTCAGGAGGGCTCTGAGAACCACCTGGGTTTTCAGTGCCTAGACTTCTTTGGGGGCCAGGAAAACACATTCCTCCCGCCCCCCGTGACCTCCCTCAGGGCCACAGGCATCAGGGCTCAACTGTTTCCACATCCCTCATAGTCCCAGGTGTCCCTTCTCCCCCAATTTCTGGAAGACCCAGATGCTTAGTTTCCAGCCCACCCTGGACCCAGGCCTCCAGCTCCACCATCCTCATGAACCTAATGTTCAGCTACCCTGCTCCCACCCACCCAACATCCTAGGTGTTCAGGTACCTGCCTCCTGTCCTAGTCAGGATCCcaaatcccgccccccccccccccccacatatcTCAGAGACCTCGGAGTAGCAAGGACAGTCCTTTGGCTCCTCACCCCCTTATGGGTCCATGATTCCTGGTCCCCAGGCTTACCACCTCCGTTGTGAAAACACAGGTAAGGAAAGCGCCAGATGGTGCTCAGCCCCACAGAGAAGCCCACCTGGGCCAGAAGGTATTCAATTTTATTGGCCCAGTATGGTCGATCAGGGGGGGCTTTATCCTTCAGTTCATCACTGTCTGTGGTCTCCAATATTTCATCATTATCTTCATCAGACCAAATGTTTGGTGACAGAGTGTCAagcttctgtcccttccccatcaATTCCTCAGTAGGCAACTCAGACTTTAATAGCTGGGGAGTTGAGGAAGTAATAGTCAAGGATTTGGAGTCCGAAGGTCTAGATGTCTGGGATTTCTCATCTTGGCCCTCCATGTTTTCACTAACAGTTGTTATCCAGGGTGGACTCTAGTTCCTGCTTCTGCAGGGGTGAGGCCTCCTTCCTTGTTGACCTTAAGGACATCAAGAACTACAGACTTTAGATATATGAGCTAAGTAAAGACAAGACTAGTTGTACAAGAACCCCTGAGGCCTCCAAACCCTCTTATCCTTATGTGGATACGAACATGGAGTTCTCCACCCTTGAAAACATACCAAGGATATGCCTgcctttagaaaataataattttaaaacaatactaTGTACAGTAATGCCAACAGACATAACATGTGTaacaataattttaacaaaagatgGGCAAgacctttacacacacacacacacattattgagagaaaataaaattaagggatATAGCATGTTTGTGAACTAGAAGTCTTAATAGTAAAACAATGTCAATTATCCCcaattgatctataaattcaatgcagtTCTTATTGAAATCACACCAGGGTTTTTTGGgcaaattgacaagctgattctaaaatgtacatggaagggctcctgggtggctcagtcagttgagcaaccgactctcaatttcagctccggtcatgatctcacgcttcatgagatcaagtcccgcatcaggctctgtgcagacagcttcagattctctctctccctctctctctctgcccctcctccactcatgctcgctcttcctctctcaataaacaaacattttaaaacaaataaataaagtgtacaTGGAAAGCAAAAGGCTTAGAATGATTAATACAATCTTGATAGAGAAGAAGCAAATGTAAAGACtaattataaagctacagtaattaagagagtatggtattggcacagggATCTATGGCATAAATAGATCCATGGATCAATGTGCTGCAGTTTAATATGGTGCCTACAAGCCACATATGGCtgcttaattaaaattaagtaacatCAATGATTTATTTCCTCAGTCATACTAGCCATGtatcaagtgctcagtagccataCGGCTACCATACTGGAAGGACAGATATCAAACATTTCCATTACCACAGGAAGTTCTGTGGATACCACTGGGAGATTTCAGAAACTCACACAAATATAGGTGCCTGATCTACAATAAAGACAGCACTGCAAAGCTGTAGAGAAAGGGCATTCTTATCAATGAATCATTGGTTGTTAGAGGAACTGGATATCTACACAGAAATAAGTGAACCCTGGCCTCCCCAACTTCACATATTAAACAATAATCTATTCAGAGAAGATTGAAGTTCTAAATGTGAACGATAAAACAATAACATCCCAGATGAAAAACCTAGGAGGGTATCGGCATGACTTGAGTGTAGGCACAGATTTCTTAAATGGGACACAAAAAGCACCAATCATAAAGGAAAAGTTTGACATATTGGattaaattaaaactagaaaCTTCAATGGAAACAACAGTAATTGAATAAACAGACAAGCCCTAAGGCagtggaagatatttgcaacatacatggtagacagaataatgcccTTCTCCaagatatccacatcctaatccctagaacctatgaatatgttactttacatggaaaaAGTGACTTTTCAATATGGTTAAGTTATGGATCTTGAAAGGAGATTAGCTGGATTATCTATGATGGTCCCAATGTATTTATAGGATCCTTATATGGGAAAAGGAAGGTAGAAGAGTCAGAATCCAAGAAGAAAATGGGATCGCAGGAGCAGAAGTTGGAGTAATGCACCTTGAACGTGGAAGAAGGCGCCATGATTCAAGGAATGCTAGCTGGAAAACTctaggaaatggattcttccctagatCCTATGTAAGGAACACAGGAACACTGACACTTGCTTTTAGCCCAGCCAAATGGATTTCAGATTTCCAACCTCTAGAATGGTATGATAATACATtcatgttgttttaaaccactaagtttgtagTTATTGTTAGAGTAACAGTAGGaaactaacaaaatatataacCCCAAAAGGGCCTGTTTCCcaaatgatatttataaaagaaagaaatatctataaataagaaaaagtggACAAGCTAAAaagtggagggaagggaaaagaaagtttgAATAAGCTTACTAATAAAGGCttgtaatatatacaaatcaaTAGCCATAGGAAATGGTGGTCATTATTCAACTTCACTGGTCAACAAGAAAATGtaactaaaaccacaataagaacAGATGGATATATATGTGATAAATTGCATAGAGTAAAATGTTAATTGTAGAACCGAGGTTGATGGTTATATGGATGGTCAGTGTATAAATATTCCAACTTTTCTGTATgcctaaatattttttcaaaataaaatgttgggggcgcctgggtggctcagtcggttaagcatctgactttagctcaggtcatgatctcacactctgtgagtttgagccccacgtcgggctctgtgctgacagctaggagcctggagcctgcttcggattttgtgtctccctctcgcgctgcccctcccctgctcatgctctgtctctgtctcaaaaataaataaaaacatttaaaaataaataaataaataaataaataaataaataaataaaacaaaataagatgttGGGAGGAAATCACATGAGATCACTACATACCCACTAGATGAGCTAGTATAAATGAAAAAGTCTGATTAAACCAAATGATGGCTTGTGTGGAAACTTTTGGAACTCACGTACACAGTTGGTAGAAGCAGAGATTGGTACAACTACTTCAGAAAActagttgaggggtgcctgggtggctaagttgagtgtccgactcttgatttaagctaggtcatgatctcacggtcatgagatagagagtcccatgtctggctccatgctgggtatgtggccttcctgggattctcaatctctctctctctttctgaccctcctccctcaaaataaataaacattaaaaaaaaaaaaaaaactaaactagtTGAATGTACCTACatactttattttcacattttacaatCCATTCCAAAGTGACCATCTAACAAATGTGTACATGAGTACACCAAAAATCATGTTCAAGAATGCTAATAGTTGTactattcataactgccaaaacctggaaacaacccaaatctcTTTCAATAGTAGAATGGATAAGTAATAGTATATTCATATAACGGgtatacaataataaaaagagtGAACTGCTGATATGCATAACAACCTGCATGAATCTCAGAAATAttactttgaggggcgcctgggtggctcagtaggttgagcatctgacttcggctcaggtcatgatctcgcagttcatgagtttgagccccgcgtcgggctctgtgctgacagctcagagcccggagctgcttcaaattctgtgtccctctctctctctgccccacccctgcttgtgctctgtctctgtctttcaaaaatgaataaacataaaaaaagaatattactttgaatgaaagaagcaaggcccagaaaagaacacagtacataattccatttatatgaagttcaagaagaGGCAAAACAAATTCATGGTGTCAAAAGCCAGGGTAGTGTGCTTACATTGTGATAAGTTATAACTATGTGATAACTATAATTACGATTTGGACATACttgagatactttaaaaaaaatttttttaaatgtttatttatttttgagagagagagagcacaagtgggggagaagcagagagagagggagacacagaatccaaagcaggcttcaggctctgtcagcacagagcctgatgcggggctcaaattcacaaactgtgagatcatgacctgagctaaagtcggacacctaccgactgggccacccaggcgcccctgacttggGATACTTTAATGAAAGTTTAtcttaggggtacctggctggctcagccagtaaagCATGCAATCTTGATCTCTgagttgtgagtctgagcccctatgttgggcatagagcttacttaaaaaaaaaaaaaaaggtttatcttaaaaataaacattggaaaaataactaaaaacccTGGATTTCTATAAAgcaataataaacagaaaatatattttatttgttttgttttattttagagagagagaaagcatgagtggggagggggcagagggagagagagtctcaagcaagttagtgtggagcccaacgcaaggctcaaacccacaaaccatgagatcatgagctgaaccaaaatcaagagtcggctgctcaaatgactgagccacgcaggtgccccaaaaagtagattttaaaatagaaagatggCActcacaacagcaacaaaaactatATGGCATCAAGAAATAAACCTAAACGTTAAACCAAGACCTTAAATATGCAGAAACATCTCATGTTTACGAATATAAATACTCAATACTGTAAGAATGGAATTTCTCCCCAAAATGATTTATAGATTGAAGGCAATTCCAACCAAAATCTCAACGTAACTTTTCATGAAAGCTAAAAAGATTTTACAATTTATATAGAAGAATAAAGTACCGAAAATAATGAAGAGACTGACACTAGTTCTTTGTTGCTGGCCAAGATGAAGTAAAGTAATGATACGCAGCCTCTCCCACTGATGAcagataaaaatcttaaatagcATATAAGAAACAAGAGCCTGTGAACTttgaaaagtaaactgaaaaaaaaaaaaaaaagcagaccagGGATTTAAGTTAGAACTTGAATAATGACTTATAATGAGGGAGGGGtgaatttcatatttcttttccctcctttgtctcctgaTCCAAGAATAAGCCAAACCATGTAACTGTGCAACAAGCACCAACAGCAGATACTCTAGGAGAAGCCTCCTATTTCCAAAGGATCAGGAAAAGAAACTCCTATGTATTAGAGAGTAAGGGGGTAGGGACATTACTAATTTTCCCTTTTCACCTCAGAGGCTCACCTCTGCACTACACAAGCAGGAAACAAATGTGAAGAAGAGCAACAAGGTTCTGAAAACTGAACAATGATATAAACCAATGCTCAAGTCACAGACCAACCCCAGGGCGGCACATGCTAATCCAAATAGCACAGCAAAGGCTTTAGAGATTGAACTAACGTTGTAACCAACACCCACAGAAGATGGGACAGAACCTGCCATCTGAACCTACCCAGGTTGATGGCCtgctaaaacaaacaagccaacaaaATCCAACATTCTCCAAGGAATACTAACAGGATCCTGAGTTTGCAATATAATACTTAAAATTCCCAGGATACCGTCCAAACTTACTCATcacttaaacacacacatgtgAAAAATCTGACCATTTCCCAAGggaaaagacaatccacagatgTCAACCCTGAGATGACCCAGATGATGGAATTTTTAGACAAAgacttactatttttaaaagtacaggggtgcctgggtggctcagtcagttaagcatctgactttggctcaggtcatgatcttgtgttcatgggtccaagccttGCAtagaactctgtgctgacagctcagagcctggagcccattttggggcacctgggtggctcagtcggttgaatgtccaacttcagctcaggtcatgatctcgtggtccgtgagttcaagccccgcatcaggctctgtgctgacagctcagagcctggagcctgtttcagattctgtgtctccctctctctctgcccctcccctgcttacgctctgtctctctgagaaatgaataaatcttaaaagaaaaatttaagtacttatatttttccagctttgagGTATTATTGATAAGtaaaaattgtatatgtttaagGAATAACATgtaatgttttgatatatgtatacattgtgataTGATCAGCCCATGAAGTTAATTAACTTATCCCTCACCTCACagttactctgtgtgtgtgtgtgtgtatgtgtgtgtgttaagaacaCCTAAGATcttctctcttagcaaatttcaagtatacctTATTAACTATAGGTATATTAGCTATATCACCATGCCATACATTAGGTCTCTAGAATTCATTCAGCTTATACCGGAAAGTTTGTACCCGCTGACCAACAAACATCACGTTTCCTTCACTCCTCATCCCCTGGTAACTATTCTTCTACTCGCTGTTTCTAGGAGTTCGActttttttagatcccacatataagcAAGATcagcagtatttgtctttctgtgcctggtttatttcacttagtataatgacttcgaggttcatccatgttgtcacaaacacCAGGACTCCCTTCTTTTCTAAGGCTAtataatactccagtgtgtgtgtgtgtgtgtgtgtgtgtgtgtgtgtgacattttctttatccctttgttgatggacacttaggttgttttcatatcttggctattgtgaatactactacaatgaatatgggagtgcagatatctcctcAAGATATTAATTTCAGTTCCTTTGGATATGGacccagaagtgagatttctTGATCATACGGTgtgtctatttttaagtttttgaggaatcactatcctgttttccataatggttgcaccatttacattcctaccaacagtatatAAGTGTTCCGttttctgcacatccttgccaacacttatcttttgatttcttcatgaTAGCCATCCTAAGGTCATGAGGTGATCTCCCACTATGGTTTTGGTTTGAATtttcctgatggttagtgatgttcaGCACTTTTTCATATACCCATCAGCCATTTGTATGtttactttggaaaattgtctatttcggtgtttttccattttgtttatttttttttgccaccGAATACTgtgagttccttgtatattttggctATCAACACCTTatggatatatggtttgcaaatattttgtcattctataggatgccttttcattttgttgatttcatttatttgcagaaacttttaaaaaattttttttaatgttttatttatttttgagacagagagagagcatgaacgggggaagggcagagagagagggagacacagaatcggaagcaggctccaggctctgagccatcagcccagagcccgacacggggctcgaactcatggaccgcgagatcgtgacccaagccgaagtcggacgcttaaccgactgagccacccaggcgcccctgcagaaaCTTAATTTGGTGCTGTCctacttgttttaatttttcttttgttgcttgtgcttttggtgtcatccCCTGAAAAACCAttgtcaagaccaatgtcaaggagctttcccatatgcttttttttctaggagtcttaatagtttcaggtcttacatttaagtctttgaccaattttgagttgatttttgtgtatggtgtgagacaAAGgtccaatttcctttttttgcatgtgaatatccagttttcccaacacaatttattaaagagactatcctttccctcaTGGTGTATTCTTGATACCTTAGTTGACTGAACatatgtgagtttatttctgggctctctgttctgttccattgatctgtgtgtctgtttttatgccaataccatacagctttgattactatagctttgtaatataatttgaaatcaggaagtgagatgcctctggtttttttcttcttgttcagTATTGCTGTAGTTActtgggtcttttgtggctccatatgaattttagaattttttctatttctgtgaaaattatc
This genomic window contains:
- the LOC106988669 gene encoding orphan sodium- and chloride-dependent neurotransmitter transporter NTT5-like, whose product is MEGQDEKSQTSRPSDSKSLTITSSTPQLLKSELPTEELMGKGQKLDTLSPNIWSDEDNDEILETTDSDELKDKAPPDRPYWANKIEYLLAQVGFSVGLSTIWRFPYLCFHNGGGSFLIIYILMLFLIGVPLLFLEMAAGQRMRQGSIGVWKVISPWIGGVGYTSFMVCCIVGLYYSVLMAWSLFYLVQSFQSPLPWSVCPLLRNSSTYDPECVRTTSTTYFWYQNVLKATDKIEMGGLPVKHLSVSVFVTWLIICISMIRGPKSSGKMLYVSVILPYFILLCLLIRSLTLEGAKFGLDSLLAAQVPALYSVEVWRRTGNQIFLSMGHGFGSFIAISSYIPRSNNCVMDAFAVALLNLVASLTAMVFVFATMGHLATKNNNKCYVKNAKTVMNLIVTGVLPPEVQPPDSLYYEPSSIYPKWFKNLPEQMKSMILPHLSNCNLSEQLKEVMEGPGVAFVAITDTISVFSGSTLWAIVIFVLLANLGLSTMIGIMQGIITPLQDTFASLRKQTKLLTVGICVLMFLGSLIFVRPSGSYYVNLLDDYWASLPLLLIVILENVAMAWIYGARRFLADLIIMLGRPISPIFRWLWCFLSPFVLLVLFVNTLIHLCRKNITYLAWDSSISNEVIRTYPSWAKVLLIISIVITILPIPAYFLYTLIDVAFPVSVIHSEVTVIFKPEAKGNSLKPHPQLQVMQSQKVDKMDK